A single genomic interval of Pyruvatibacter sp. HU-CL02332 harbors:
- a CDS encoding thymidylate synthase gives MQQYHELMERVLADGAQKGDRTGTGTLSVFGHQMRFDLGKGFPLVTTKKLHLKSIVHELLWFIAGDTNTRYLKANGVSIWDEWADENGELGPVYGKQWRSWDMPEGGTVDQLKWLVEEIRTNPNSRRLIVSAWNPADLDKMALAPCHCLFQFYVADGKLSCQLYQRSADIFLGVPFNIASYALLTMMIAQVTGLEPGDFVHTFGDAHLYSNHLEQTREQLSRAPFALPKMVLNPEVRSLFDFTYEDFSLEGYEAHPHIKAPVAV, from the coding sequence ATGCAGCAATATCACGAGCTTATGGAACGCGTTCTGGCGGATGGTGCCCAAAAGGGTGACCGCACCGGCACTGGCACATTGTCTGTCTTTGGCCATCAGATGCGATTTGATCTGGGCAAGGGTTTTCCCTTGGTCACCACCAAAAAACTTCATCTCAAGTCGATTGTACATGAGCTGTTGTGGTTCATTGCCGGTGATACCAACACGCGGTACCTCAAGGCCAATGGTGTCAGTATCTGGGATGAGTGGGCTGACGAAAACGGCGAGCTTGGACCGGTTTACGGGAAGCAGTGGCGTTCATGGGACATGCCGGAAGGCGGCACGGTTGATCAGCTGAAGTGGCTGGTTGAGGAAATCCGCACCAATCCCAACTCCCGCCGTCTGATCGTATCCGCCTGGAACCCGGCAGATCTGGACAAGATGGCCCTGGCACCGTGCCACTGCCTTTTCCAGTTCTACGTCGCGGATGGAAAACTCTCGTGTCAGCTGTATCAGCGCTCGGCGGATATTTTTCTGGGCGTGCCATTCAATATCGCATCATACGCGCTGCTAACGATGATGATTGCCCAAGTGACTGGCCTGGAGCCGGGCGACTTTGTGCACACCTTCGGGGACGCACATTTGTATTCCAATCATCTTGAGCAAACCCGCGAGCAGCTGTCGCGGGCTCCGTTTGCTTTGCCGAAGATGGTGCTGAACCCTGAGGTGCGGTCGCTGTTTGATTTCACCTATGAGGATTTCAGCCTCGAAGGCTATGAGGCCCATCCCCATATCAAAGCCCCGGTCGCTGTTTGA
- a CDS encoding inverse autotransporter beta domain-containing protein — translation MKRIQKCGAYAFAAIFVLAQAVGAVPAQSADADRWVGWAELGGALGGTHEDRAEAALFLPIVQGEKGLFFLDARGKLFEEQVSEINAAVGYRHMLPGGWNLGAWAGADRRDTSQDNIFWAASGGVEALSDNFDVRLNGYLAISDPKGSPGLASAVIEGGQVFLLGGQEVPLSGVDGEVGFRIPLEGLGIDAQRHALRAYAGGFFFDDKDAFEKVAGPKSRVEWRIHDILESIPGSLLALETEWRSDSVRGGNVEVGLRFRLPFSIFGGSAARSSDKSNQWHRMMDGLERDTDILTARSERENVEDLLTGVDFDRAVDVNSATGVTAPAAAAGSNTLLVADGSGGAIAGPQALQASQTLLGGGGSIQVRGLRSGTVATLTAPGQTPTFTNAVNTPTVTLADRNHLAGVRVTGNTINFANTGVRIGSDQFVVLQNVDIANVGLEGVLGINRNTARLINVNVSNTPNAPSVAFGNDNTVSVEGGTFDSGLFGLFFNNRNTINVTDATISNATIDGININSRNGIAISGTAFSTIGVDGIAFNNRNTISLTDSTFRNVSADAIFGNNNNVIAVSGVTATNSGQDFVDVADFNTVTVTNSMTSNLAGQSFNIDDDNVVTVTGGQYSSSLEAFDADDRNTITLTNVALSSTGGQEGIDISDNNTLVVTGSSVTVTGNRALEFTNNNNVTIDLSTLNGTPTNTVAYDGTGNVVSGSGNVDNTTPTVAFCSNLGVQTGSIGFTNGTTCP, via the coding sequence GTGAAGCGAATCCAAAAATGCGGTGCATACGCATTCGCGGCCATATTTGTCCTGGCGCAGGCTGTTGGAGCTGTACCCGCTCAATCAGCGGATGCGGATCGGTGGGTCGGCTGGGCGGAACTTGGTGGGGCGCTGGGCGGTACACATGAAGACCGTGCTGAAGCTGCACTTTTTCTGCCGATTGTGCAGGGCGAAAAAGGCCTTTTCTTTCTGGATGCGCGCGGCAAGCTGTTCGAAGAACAGGTCTCTGAAATCAATGCGGCGGTCGGGTATCGCCATATGCTGCCGGGTGGTTGGAACCTTGGTGCCTGGGCCGGTGCTGATCGGCGGGATACGTCACAGGACAATATTTTCTGGGCAGCTTCAGGTGGCGTGGAGGCACTTTCAGACAACTTTGATGTGCGGCTGAACGGGTATCTGGCCATCAGCGATCCAAAAGGGTCTCCGGGACTTGCGTCTGCCGTCATTGAAGGCGGCCAAGTGTTTCTGCTTGGTGGTCAGGAAGTGCCGCTATCGGGTGTCGATGGTGAGGTCGGTTTTCGCATCCCGCTTGAAGGTCTGGGAATTGATGCACAACGACACGCGCTACGGGCCTATGCGGGTGGCTTCTTCTTCGACGACAAAGACGCTTTTGAAAAAGTTGCCGGTCCCAAGTCGCGTGTTGAATGGCGGATCCATGACATTCTGGAGAGCATTCCCGGCTCCTTACTGGCGCTTGAAACCGAATGGCGGTCCGACAGCGTGCGCGGAGGCAATGTGGAAGTAGGACTTCGGTTTCGACTGCCATTTTCCATCTTCGGCGGAAGTGCTGCTCGTTCCTCGGACAAATCAAACCAGTGGCACCGGATGATGGACGGTCTGGAGCGGGACACTGACATTCTCACTGCCCGAAGCGAACGCGAGAATGTTGAAGATCTGCTGACGGGTGTTGATTTTGACCGAGCTGTTGATGTGAACAGCGCTACCGGTGTAACCGCGCCGGCTGCTGCTGCTGGCAGTAATACTCTGCTGGTTGCAGATGGCAGTGGCGGCGCTATTGCCGGTCCGCAGGCCTTGCAGGCGAGCCAGACCCTTTTGGGCGGCGGCGGCAGCATTCAAGTGCGCGGGCTACGATCGGGAACAGTGGCAACGCTGACTGCGCCGGGTCAGACGCCGACCTTCACCAACGCCGTCAACACACCCACCGTCACACTGGCGGACCGCAATCACCTCGCAGGTGTGCGGGTGACCGGCAACACCATCAATTTTGCAAATACAGGCGTGCGGATCGGGTCTGACCAGTTCGTGGTGCTGCAGAATGTTGATATCGCCAATGTTGGTCTGGAAGGTGTGCTCGGGATCAACCGCAACACTGCGCGGCTGATAAACGTAAATGTTTCGAACACACCTAATGCGCCCAGCGTGGCCTTTGGCAACGACAACACCGTGTCGGTTGAGGGCGGGACTTTCGACAGTGGTTTGTTTGGGTTGTTCTTCAACAATCGAAATACCATCAATGTTACTGACGCCACTATCTCGAACGCGACGATCGATGGCATTAATATCAACAGCCGAAATGGCATTGCGATTTCGGGAACCGCTTTCTCGACAATCGGGGTGGATGGCATTGCATTCAACAATCGAAACACGATTTCTCTGACGGATTCAACGTTCAGGAATGTGAGCGCCGACGCCATCTTCGGCAACAACAACAATGTCATTGCTGTCTCGGGCGTGACGGCGACCAATAGCGGCCAAGATTTTGTGGATGTTGCTGATTTCAATACGGTCACTGTCACCAATTCGATGACCAGCAATCTGGCGGGGCAGTCCTTCAACATTGACGACGACAACGTTGTTACGGTTACGGGTGGGCAGTATTCAAGCTCGCTTGAAGCATTTGATGCAGATGATCGAAACACGATCACACTGACGAATGTTGCCCTGTCATCTACGGGCGGTCAGGAAGGCATTGATATTTCCGACAACAATACCCTGGTGGTAACCGGATCTTCGGTCACGGTGACCGGCAACCGGGCGCTTGAGTTCACGAACAACAACAATGTGACCATCGACCTGTCCACACTCAACGGAACTCCCACAAATACTGTGGCCTATGACGGCACGGGCAATGTGGTCAGTGGCTCCGGCAATGTGGATAACACCACGCCAACGGTCGCGTTCTGCTCGAATCTGGGTGTCCAGACAGGATCTATTGGCTTCACCAACGGAACGACTTGTCCCTAG
- a CDS encoding membrane dipeptidase, whose amino-acid sequence MLKRSAIILGALAAIYYGAAWYIVPGALERPNNRVIEHTGYEVSDTARELHASLTIGDLHSDTLLWSRSVLDRADRGHVDVPRLAEGNVALQVFAAVTKVPDGLNYDENTADSDQITLAAMAQAWPIATWSSLLERALYQADKLQSAARRAPDALKVIQSRADIDALLVERAAGNPIVGGLLATEGGHPLEGNVENIDVLYQAGYRMIGLHHFFDNDLGGSLHGLTGEGLNEHGRAVVKAAEERQMIIDVAHSSPNAVADVLDMATRPVVVSHTGVRGACDSVRNLSDDLMRRIASQGGLIGIGYWDGAVCDISPAGVAASIVYAVALVGDDHVALGSDYDGATQVAFDTSELVVLTEALLKAGLAKETIAKIMGGNLVQFLRANLPSGDA is encoded by the coding sequence ATGCTGAAACGGTCAGCCATCATTTTGGGCGCTCTGGCGGCCATCTATTACGGTGCCGCCTGGTACATTGTCCCAGGCGCATTGGAGCGCCCGAACAACCGCGTTATCGAACATACCGGCTACGAGGTCAGCGATACCGCCAGAGAGCTGCATGCGTCTTTGACCATCGGCGATCTCCATTCAGACACACTCTTGTGGAGCAGAAGTGTCCTTGACCGTGCGGATCGCGGTCATGTGGATGTACCCCGCTTGGCCGAGGGCAATGTTGCCCTTCAGGTATTTGCCGCCGTCACCAAAGTTCCCGATGGCCTCAACTATGACGAAAACACCGCCGACAGTGATCAGATCACGTTGGCAGCCATGGCGCAGGCTTGGCCAATTGCCACGTGGAGCAGTTTGCTGGAGCGGGCGCTTTACCAGGCAGACAAACTCCAGTCTGCCGCCCGTCGCGCACCAGATGCATTAAAAGTCATTCAATCCCGTGCGGATATTGATGCGTTGCTGGTCGAGCGCGCAGCGGGCAACCCGATCGTCGGCGGCCTTCTGGCCACCGAAGGCGGCCACCCGCTTGAAGGCAACGTTGAGAACATCGATGTGCTGTATCAGGCCGGCTACCGGATGATCGGCCTGCACCACTTCTTCGACAATGATCTGGGTGGATCACTCCACGGCCTCACCGGTGAAGGGCTGAACGAACATGGTCGTGCTGTGGTGAAGGCCGCCGAAGAACGTCAGATGATCATTGATGTGGCCCACTCCTCACCCAATGCCGTAGCCGATGTACTGGACATGGCAACGCGCCCTGTCGTGGTGTCTCACACGGGTGTCCGCGGCGCGTGTGACAGTGTCCGCAACCTTTCGGACGATTTGATGAGGCGCATCGCATCGCAGGGCGGCCTTATTGGTATCGGGTACTGGGACGGGGCTGTATGCGACATCTCTCCAGCCGGAGTGGCCGCCAGCATCGTTTACGCAGTGGCCCTGGTGGGCGACGACCATGTGGCCCTTGGTTCTGACTATGATGGCGCAACCCAGGTTGCCTTTGACACATCTGAGCTTGTGGTGCTCACCGAAGCTCTGCTCAAAGCAGGCTTGGCCAAGGAAACCATTGCCAAGATCATGGGTGGCAATCTCGTGCAGTTTTTGCGCGCAAACCTGCCCTCCGGCGATGCCTAG
- a CDS encoding ClpXP protease specificity-enhancing factor SspB, protein MATESIQYDVLAREALRHVVREVLELARNEGLPGEHHFFITFQTTAPGVSMSDDLRAEFPEEMTVVLQHQYWDLEVTDEQFSVKLAFGGVPRELVVPFKAVTAFFDPSVQFGLQFTANLAEEDAPTPGPAEVDISEDDKKPDEPGEVVSLDAFRKK, encoded by the coding sequence TTGGCCACTGAATCAATCCAATATGACGTTCTCGCCCGTGAAGCACTGCGCCACGTGGTACGCGAGGTATTGGAGCTTGCACGCAATGAGGGCCTGCCCGGCGAGCATCATTTCTTCATCACCTTCCAGACCACCGCTCCCGGTGTCTCGATGAGCGATGATCTGCGCGCCGAATTCCCCGAAGAAATGACCGTCGTGCTCCAGCACCAGTATTGGGACCTAGAGGTCACCGATGAGCAGTTCAGCGTGAAGCTGGCGTTCGGAGGGGTCCCAAGGGAGCTGGTTGTTCCCTTCAAGGCAGTGACGGCATTCTTTGACCCCAGCGTCCAGTTTGGTCTTCAGTTCACAGCCAATCTGGCAGAAGAAGATGCGCCTACCCCAGGGCCTGCCGAGGTTGATATCTCCGAAGACGACAAAAAACCGGACGAACCCGGTGAAGTCGTCAGCCTGGATGCTTTTCGCAAGAAATAA
- the fumC gene encoding class II fumarate hydratase, which translates to MTSTRTETDSFGPLEVPSEKYWGAQTQRSLGNFKIGTETMPKPLVRALGIVKRSAALANIALDNIDKKTGDAIAAAGLEVAEGKFDDNFPLVVWQTGSGTQSNMNANEVIANRAIEMLGGVIGSKDPVHPNDHVNRSQSSNDTFPTAMHIAAGEEASLALVPALQKLRNALNDKAKEWAEIIKIGRTHTQDATPLTLGQEFSGYVAAVDNGIRRIEQSLPAIFQLAQGGTAVGTGLNAKIGFAEKFAEEVATLTKLPFETAPNKFEALGTHDAMVELSGALNTVAVSLFKIANDIRFLGSGPRSGLGELALPENEPGSSIMPGKVNPTQCEALTMVCTQVMGNHTTTTIAGSQGHFELNVYKPVIGYSVLQSIRLIADASVSFTDNCVVGIEPRKDNIADLMSRSLMLVTALAPTIGYDNATKVAKTAHKNGTTLKEEAVGLGFVTEEEFDAVVRPENMIGPSA; encoded by the coding sequence ATGACGAGCACGCGCACCGAGACCGATAGCTTTGGCCCGCTGGAAGTCCCTTCCGAAAAATACTGGGGCGCTCAGACGCAACGCTCGCTTGGCAATTTCAAGATCGGCACCGAGACCATGCCAAAGCCGCTTGTCCGTGCCCTGGGCATCGTCAAGCGCTCCGCCGCCCTTGCCAATATCGCACTGGACAACATCGACAAGAAAACCGGTGATGCGATCGCTGCCGCCGGCCTTGAAGTGGCTGAAGGCAAGTTCGACGACAACTTCCCCCTCGTGGTCTGGCAGACGGGCTCCGGCACCCAGTCCAACATGAACGCCAACGAAGTCATCGCCAACCGCGCCATCGAAATGCTCGGCGGTGTCATTGGCTCAAAAGATCCCGTTCACCCCAATGACCATGTGAACCGCTCTCAGTCTTCCAACGACACCTTCCCCACCGCCATGCACATTGCAGCAGGGGAAGAAGCAAGCCTTGCACTTGTCCCGGCACTGCAGAAGCTGCGCAATGCGCTCAACGACAAGGCAAAGGAATGGGCAGAGATCATCAAGATCGGCCGAACCCATACCCAGGACGCGACACCACTCACACTGGGCCAGGAATTCTCCGGCTATGTCGCGGCGGTAGACAATGGCATTCGCCGCATTGAGCAGTCGCTGCCCGCCATCTTCCAGCTTGCCCAGGGCGGCACGGCCGTCGGCACGGGCCTCAATGCCAAGATCGGCTTTGCAGAAAAATTCGCCGAAGAAGTCGCGACCCTGACCAAGCTGCCCTTTGAAACAGCGCCCAATAAATTTGAAGCTCTTGGTACCCATGATGCGATGGTGGAGCTTTCCGGCGCGCTCAACACCGTGGCCGTCAGCCTGTTCAAGATTGCCAACGACATTCGCTTCCTTGGGTCAGGTCCCCGCTCCGGCCTCGGCGAGCTGGCACTGCCGGAAAACGAACCTGGCTCGTCCATCATGCCGGGCAAAGTGAACCCCACACAGTGCGAAGCACTCACGATGGTCTGCACACAGGTCATGGGCAATCACACCACAACAACCATCGCTGGCAGCCAGGGCCACTTTGAGCTCAATGTCTACAAGCCCGTGATCGGTTATTCGGTTCTGCAGTCGATCCGGCTCATTGCAGATGCATCTGTCAGCTTCACTGACAATTGCGTGGTCGGCATCGAACCGCGCAAGGACAACATTGCAGACCTCATGAGCCGGTCGCTCATGCTGGTGACCGCGCTGGCCCCCACAATCGGTTACGACAACGCCACCAAGGTTGCCAAGACAGCGCACAAGAACGGCACGACCCTCAAGGAAGAGGCTGTCGGCCTTGGATTTGTGACGGAAGAAGAGTTTGACGCCGTCGTACGGCCTGAAAACATGATCGGGCCATCCGCCTAA
- a CDS encoding ribbon-helix-helix domain-containing protein → MPAEIKRSVTLSGHRTSITLEPEFWSALKEMACTRKVSVNELVRQIDEGRDGDDPRGLSSEVRVHVLAHFKQAPACTTDNQT, encoded by the coding sequence ATGCCTGCAGAGATAAAACGGTCAGTGACGCTATCAGGACATCGGACCTCCATCACCCTGGAGCCCGAGTTCTGGTCAGCTCTGAAAGAAATGGCCTGCACACGCAAAGTCTCTGTGAACGAACTGGTGCGCCAGATTGATGAAGGCCGCGACGGGGATGACCCGCGCGGCCTTTCCAGTGAGGTACGCGTGCATGTTCTTGCCCACTTCAAACAGGCTCCGGCCTGCACGACGGACAACCAAACCTAG
- a CDS encoding AsmA family protein, giving the protein MRRRGAVCAVVAFDAGGEKVLRSIWSYAGLALALIVAAILIVPGFLDWSRYAGLIEAQAEAVTGRDVTISGDVRISLLPTPKLTLGRMTIANAPGATAPHMAEIESMTAELSVGSLFRGDLNISRLSMKQPMLWLEETPEGRGNWLFQNGHSENSEGEATVTKSEPDSAVRDALDVLPPLTIGEIEIEEGQIGLRNLGIGTDVEITSINALVGASSLNGPYKAKGTGVFVGEPADFLATLGEVSSEKAYPANVSLTFKDAEAAFSGIVTGRGADIRFDGAVSANAAAGLAPSLGALTAGQPVALSAGVVATPGGITLREIEAEAGAVSLTGEFVATAGPSFTVETDAVLNRLDFTGFDTAGLPLTMTSVANAIQTTIEQAPAGAYRLMVEDVRLPSNRLSNLELSAEAGGDTISVKSLTVQLPGDAEANAEGALSIGGEGAYFSGDVSIRGNKTSELVSWLNEGSVPHIFSEQPLEKVAAKASVFLTPARVSLDKLFIDLDGGLISGQLATSFEERPQVEVALDIEKIALPTDNLPVVGKIVPGRPVDLGFDGNVAFNVAALDAGPVHLESVSLKLEANDTDVTVSELLFKSAQGASATLSGQSSATQGQYQATLTAPSVASLDGLLPLPKASLDSLSSLSMSAQAQWPDEAALGDAANSRLETVGFSVLGRAGDVRVETEGQFSPGQNGNLDAAYSVTTTFGADQWQKLVRVGAAFMALSGDTAEQAEAGGQDQLPKSAADTPQTVTAVVEGTVGTPAIVAIQASTAGMTGTVAGQVDFGQSPTRFDLDVAFDTPIAQAVAQAAGHYLGDISSIDITGGLAFDGSGYDIGATSVRIEGADGAFDADINGRLAPAEERPAGSLVVTSRETDLLLLSRLIDGTYFRVPETSDEAEADSDSYWSAGLLDTSWLNLADIDFSVSGGGISFGPLVADQLVVSGQIVDQELSFSDLRASVFGGEVRGELNVKADAGIALDMTVAATNLDAGLTSEALGFGTVGTGAAAFDLTATGNGLSALALVSSLKGEGSFQVDSGTLSGLDLAALSDGLQQLEDSQDFASLADATLTSGATPYSSIAGKIAMTAGVLRAPDIDVTVDMATVKTAAYADIGRAALDTETTFTLDAPEGAPAATIVFAGDFSDPERTVNTVDLEAFAGRQLLQKEIDAIGGGESSELQVILDLAEDQEAESATP; this is encoded by the coding sequence ATGCGAAGGCGTGGGGCCGTTTGTGCGGTTGTGGCCTTTGATGCCGGTGGGGAGAAAGTGTTGCGGTCTATCTGGTCCTACGCAGGGTTGGCACTTGCACTCATTGTGGCTGCAATTCTGATTGTCCCTGGATTTCTCGATTGGAGCCGCTATGCCGGTTTGATCGAAGCTCAGGCAGAGGCGGTGACTGGCCGGGATGTCACGATTTCCGGTGATGTCCGGATTTCACTTCTTCCAACACCAAAGCTGACGCTAGGCCGCATGACCATCGCCAACGCGCCGGGCGCCACGGCACCTCACATGGCTGAGATAGAGAGCATGACGGCGGAGTTGTCTGTCGGCTCCCTTTTCAGAGGTGATCTGAACATCAGCCGCCTGTCCATGAAGCAACCCATGCTCTGGCTTGAGGAAACACCCGAGGGGCGCGGCAACTGGCTCTTCCAAAATGGTCATTCGGAGAACAGCGAGGGTGAGGCGACCGTTACGAAGAGTGAGCCCGATAGCGCCGTACGTGATGCCCTTGATGTCCTGCCGCCTTTGACAATCGGTGAGATTGAAATTGAAGAGGGGCAGATCGGGCTGCGCAATCTTGGCATCGGTACCGACGTTGAAATTACCTCCATCAACGCGCTGGTGGGTGCCAGCAGTCTCAATGGTCCCTACAAGGCGAAAGGCACTGGTGTGTTTGTGGGCGAACCAGCGGATTTTCTGGCGACACTCGGCGAGGTGTCATCTGAGAAAGCGTATCCGGCCAATGTCTCACTAACGTTCAAGGATGCAGAAGCCGCTTTCAGTGGCATTGTTACCGGTCGTGGCGCCGACATACGGTTTGATGGTGCGGTGAGTGCAAATGCGGCAGCTGGACTTGCCCCGTCTCTGGGTGCGCTAACTGCAGGTCAGCCTGTGGCCCTGTCAGCGGGCGTGGTGGCAACGCCGGGCGGTATCACGCTGCGCGAGATCGAGGCAGAGGCTGGAGCTGTTTCGCTGACCGGTGAATTCGTTGCGACGGCTGGTCCAAGTTTTACCGTTGAGACGGATGCGGTTCTCAACCGGCTGGACTTCACGGGATTTGATACAGCTGGCCTTCCTCTCACAATGACGTCCGTTGCCAATGCGATCCAGACGACGATCGAACAGGCACCTGCAGGGGCCTATCGGTTGATGGTTGAAGACGTCCGTTTGCCGTCCAACCGCTTGTCAAACCTGGAGCTTTCAGCAGAAGCTGGCGGAGACACGATATCCGTCAAATCCCTGACTGTGCAGTTGCCGGGGGATGCCGAGGCGAATGCTGAGGGTGCTTTGTCCATTGGTGGGGAAGGGGCCTATTTCTCTGGCGATGTCTCTATTCGTGGCAACAAGACCTCAGAGTTGGTCAGTTGGCTGAATGAAGGTTCCGTGCCGCACATTTTCTCAGAGCAGCCTCTTGAGAAGGTGGCGGCCAAAGCATCCGTTTTCCTCACGCCAGCTCGCGTCAGCCTCGACAAGCTCTTTATCGATCTGGATGGCGGATTGATATCAGGCCAACTTGCCACGTCATTTGAGGAGCGCCCGCAGGTGGAGGTGGCTCTCGACATCGAGAAAATTGCTCTGCCTACGGATAACCTGCCTGTCGTGGGAAAAATTGTTCCCGGTCGGCCTGTGGATCTGGGGTTTGATGGCAATGTTGCTTTCAATGTTGCCGCCCTGGATGCGGGGCCCGTTCATCTGGAAAGCGTATCGCTGAAACTTGAGGCCAACGACACGGATGTGACTGTTAGCGAGTTGTTGTTCAAAAGTGCTCAGGGAGCAAGCGCCACGCTGTCAGGTCAGTCGTCCGCTACACAGGGCCAGTATCAGGCAACGTTGACGGCCCCAAGCGTTGCCTCGCTTGACGGGCTATTGCCCTTGCCGAAAGCATCACTGGACAGCCTTTCCTCCCTCTCCATGAGCGCGCAGGCGCAGTGGCCTGACGAGGCCGCACTAGGTGATGCAGCCAATAGCCGGTTGGAAACAGTCGGTTTTTCGGTTCTTGGTCGGGCGGGTGATGTGCGCGTCGAGACCGAGGGACAGTTTTCGCCTGGCCAGAATGGCAATTTGGATGCGGCGTACTCGGTTACCACGACTTTTGGCGCTGACCAGTGGCAAAAGCTGGTGCGGGTGGGGGCTGCCTTCATGGCTCTTTCCGGCGATACAGCAGAACAGGCTGAAGCAGGCGGGCAAGACCAGTTGCCCAAAAGCGCTGCGGATACACCCCAAACGGTCACTGCTGTGGTTGAGGGGACGGTGGGGACACCGGCCATTGTGGCGATACAGGCATCGACGGCAGGTATGACCGGGACAGTCGCCGGGCAGGTGGATTTTGGCCAGTCGCCAACCCGATTTGATCTTGATGTCGCTTTTGATACGCCGATCGCGCAAGCGGTGGCGCAGGCGGCCGGGCACTATCTTGGCGATATCAGTTCCATAGATATCACCGGCGGCTTGGCGTTTGACGGCTCGGGCTACGATATCGGTGCAACATCTGTGCGCATTGAAGGTGCTGACGGTGCTTTTGATGCGGACATAAACGGGCGTCTTGCGCCGGCTGAAGAGCGTCCTGCCGGCTCGCTGGTAGTTACGTCTCGCGAAACCGATCTGTTGCTGCTCTCCCGCCTTATCGACGGCACCTATTTTCGAGTGCCGGAAACGTCAGACGAAGCAGAAGCAGACAGCGACTCTTATTGGAGTGCAGGTCTTCTCGACACCTCATGGCTGAACCTGGCTGACATTGATTTCTCCGTGAGCGGTGGCGGTATCTCGTTTGGGCCGCTTGTGGCTGATCAACTGGTTGTTAGCGGGCAGATAGTTGATCAGGAATTGTCGTTCTCCGACCTGCGTGCGTCTGTCTTTGGTGGCGAAGTGCGCGGTGAGCTCAATGTCAAAGCTGATGCAGGCATTGCTCTTGATATGACCGTGGCGGCGACAAACCTTGATGCTGGTCTCACGTCCGAAGCACTGGGATTTGGAACGGTAGGTACAGGGGCTGCAGCATTTGACCTCACCGCAACGGGCAATGGCCTGAGTGCACTGGCTCTGGTTTCCTCTCTCAAGGGGGAAGGCAGTTTTCAGGTCGACAGTGGCACATTGTCCGGGCTTGATCTGGCAGCGTTGTCGGATGGCCTTCAACAACTCGAAGACAGCCAGGACTTTGCATCACTGGCTGATGCCACACTTACCTCCGGCGCCACGCCCTATTCATCTATTGCAGGAAAGATTGCAATGACGGCCGGTGTTCTGCGGGCGCCGGACATTGACGTAACAGTGGATATGGCAACGGTGAAAACCGCAGCCTATGCAGACATAGGCCGCGCGGCGCTTGATACCGAAACGACTTTTACTCTCGATGCGCCTGAGGGCGCGCCGGCAGCGACCATCGTGTTTGCAGGTGATTTTTCCGATCCGGAAAGAACCGTAAACACGGTTGATCTGGAGGCCTTTGCAGGCAGGCAGCTTTTGCAAAAGGAAATAGATGCCATCGGCGGCGGCGAGTCTTCCGAGTTGCAGGTTATTCTTGATCTGGCGGAAGACCAGGAAGCAGAAAGCGCGACGCCCTAG
- a CDS encoding DUF4169 family protein yields MTDKDNQPENVVDLASVKRAKTTTSKPRHVRKQEARAEKARKAEANRVRSGRSKEQKARDKAPTDKLHRLVDASRLDETPDTDR; encoded by the coding sequence GTGACGGATAAAGACAATCAGCCTGAAAATGTGGTCGATCTGGCCTCTGTAAAACGAGCCAAAACGACGACCAGCAAGCCGCGGCACGTCAGGAAACAGGAAGCCCGCGCGGAAAAGGCAAGGAAGGCCGAGGCCAACCGCGTTCGATCCGGCCGCTCGAAGGAGCAGAAGGCGCGCGACAAAGCGCCCACGGACAAGCTTCATCGCCTAGTGGACGCGTCCCGCCTAGACGAGACACCCGACACCGACCGCTAA